The following coding sequences are from one Nicotiana tomentosiformis chromosome 3, ASM39032v3, whole genome shotgun sequence window:
- the LOC138907349 gene encoding uncharacterized protein, whose protein sequence is MDTFSGNHFNLNLDLISFVLILHIEASIRYKIKEYIISVHQVYGCTITKRKAFLGRKRAFEIAYGNWDKSFAALPRYMAALQHFDPETVVEWKLERSPAIPEYIFRYVFWAFKLAIDSFVHCRPVISIDGTHVYRKYDIKLLIMLL, encoded by the coding sequence atggacacattcagtgggaatcattttaacttgaatctTGACTTGATTTCTTTTGTCTTGATTCTACACATTGAAgcatccataaggtacaagatcaaagagtataTAATAtctgtccaccaggtatatggatgtaccattaccaaaagaaaggcatttctcgggcgtaaacgtgcgtttgaaattgcttatggtaactgggataagtcatttgctgctctacccaggtacatggctgcaTTGCAACACTTTGACCCCgagactgttgttgaatggaagcttgagcggagtccggcaataccagaatacatatttagatatgtgttctgggcatttaaactagCCATTGATagttttgtgcattgtcggccggtaatatccatagacggcactcatgtctatagaaagtatgatattaagttgttgatcatGTTGCTGTAA
- the LOC138907350 gene encoding uncharacterized protein: MRTLFLNHLKEHVVKQRSGICLISDRHDDILSSVQNLRAWQEPYAFHHYCVWQLKANFQRAYPNKDLHDLMWMAATDHQECKFRRRMELIRQEDPEAYRLLMRHELDKWTSHADGGRRWGILTTNVSESFDGLLKSSHGLPVTAMVRMSFKQMAERFVERSKGVLSLIEMGIEFMPHPMKLFEKYRKRAQWHSFLQYCSERNIFEVCTSLHHNCGNNIHTINEARRLCSCGKWSIYHLPCSHAMKCFKHTGFVATRYINKEYSVASYLNTYSG, translated from the coding sequence ATGCGGACAttgtttttgaaccacttgaaggagcatgTTGTCAAAcaacgttcaggtatttgtctaatatctgatcggcatgatgacattttaagttctgtacaaaATTTGCGTGCATGGCAAGAACCGTATGCCTTCCACCATTACTGTGTTTGGCAattgaaggccaacttccagagggcttatccgaacaaggatttacatgatttaatgtggatggctgcaacagatcaccaagagtgtaaattcaggaggcgaatgGAATTGATTAGGCAGGAAGACCCAGAAGCCTATCGTttgttgatgcgacatgagcttgacaagtggacttcgcatgcggatggtggtagaagatggggaattctgactacaaatgtatCAGAGTCTTTCGATGGGTTATTGAAGTCTTCACATGGATTGCCAGTCACTGCtatggtgcggatgtcattcaagcagatggcagagaggtttgttgaaagatctaAAGGTGTATTGTCATTGATAGAAATGGGTATTGAATTTATGCCCCATCCAATGAAActatttgagaaatataggaagcgagcacagtggcattcatttttgcaaTATTGcagcgagcgaaatatttttgaagtttgcaCTAGTCTGCATCACAACTGTGGGAATAATATACACACCATCAATGAAGCCAGAAGATTATGCTCATGTGGAAAATGGTCAATCTATCACTTGCCATGCTCACATGCTATGAAGTGCTTTAAACATACAGGTTTCGTGGC